In the Silene latifolia isolate original U9 population unplaced genomic scaffold, ASM4854445v1 scaffold_298, whole genome shotgun sequence genome, one interval contains:
- the LOC141639204 gene encoding uncharacterized protein LOC141639204, with amino-acid sequence MRIRKRKVPLPLSLLSPIPITDAHLFSRSSVSLVQPTQDQTTHTSNVNSQPSDHLTTFDLRRSIDDGNSSNDQHHDCLGFKGVESVPKSNDAGNKSITALGAAAVACCINAPLPLSHHQEKMRWCDEDKAMPLKKRRGSLDSTETTNVVDATSKSLENNVEKPGVDEEEVKGNYDESNSNGVNGKKGSKRGKTIMEGSRCSRVNGRGWRCCQPTLVGYSLCEHHLGKGRLRNMSSVRGRTTSMPKNTALGTSSETLGNSEKMKKRAKIGVVKARSLSSLLGQTVDTSSSNDSSRIAAALEYAKEII; translated from the exons ATGAGAATTAGGAAAAGAAAGGTACCTTTACCTCTTTCATTACTTTCTCCAATACCCATTACAGATGCCCACCTTTTCAGCCGGTCATCGGTCAGCCTGGTGCAACCTACTCAAGATCAAACTACTCATACCTCCAATGTTAACTCTCAGCCGTCCGATCATTTGACTACTTTTGATCTGCGCCGTTCGATCGATGATGGAAATAGTAGTAATGATCAACATCATGATTGTTTG GGATTTAAGGGAGTTGAGAGCGTGCCCAAGAGCAATGATGCTGG CAACAAAAGCATAACAGCATTGGGTGCAGCAGCAGTAGCATGTTGTATTAATGCTCCTTTACCACTTTCCCATCATCAAG AGAAAATGAGGTGGTGCGACGAGGATAAAGCAATGCCGTTGAAGAAAAGGCGAGGGAGTCTCGACTCAACTGAAACGACCAATGTCGTCGATGCTACATCCAAATCACTCGAGAATAATGTCGAAAAACCTGGCGTTGAcgaagaagaagtgaagggtAATTATGATGAGAGCAATAGTAATGGAGTAAATGGAAAGAAAGGTAGTAAGAGAGGGAAGACTATAATGGAAGGTTCAAGGTGTAGTCGAGTTAATGGTCGAGGATGGAGATGTTGTCAACCTACATTGGTGGGTTACTCTCTATGTGAGCATCACTTGGGTAAGGGACGGCTAAGAAATATGTCGAGCGTTCGAGGCCGCACAACGTCAATGCCTAAGAACACGGCTTTAGGCACGTCCAGTGAAACACTGGGGAATAGTGAGAAGATGAAGAAAAGAGCCAAGATTGGTGTTGTTAAGGCTCGATCACTTAGTAGCTTGTTGGGTCAGACGGTTGATACGTCGTCATCGAATGATAGTTCGAGGATTGCAGCAGCTCTTGAGTATGCTAAGGAAATCATTTAA